One window of Cohnella hashimotonis genomic DNA carries:
- a CDS encoding sulfotransferase family protein, whose product MVDASGNNLVFLLCTPRSGSSLATVMLQNHSSVYAAQEMWFLMSLLDLKAAQRRAYGGGAILERFFGGVLPEDAFADACRAFAVEAYNGLLRGGEGADIVVDKSPRYYYLLEFLDTLFPRSKRIWLLRNPLDVLASYKKLGASRGGAVDLAGLLAGSAFDIKAADLTVGLMRYMRYFAAPDPYAYRLRYEELVADPRGQLAGVSEFFGIAYEEGMERYGERMGTAKSELYFSMGVGDPNVADHAAPHTNAVGSWKETLTKQEAELYVRLLGARTFEALGYGEALAEAERWTGARFEREPDEALLALRERQLADATGCRWQPGYAMRSGAAGEFKAEAAADAGMRALHIGGIAESTVATNGLVTNGTATNGTATYGLVTNETATNGPATNEAVSAMGVPAALSAMADEAKHARATDSRVHQLQMTVRALEMRLEAGIREQRHLRAQLGAMKRKADWLKSAIPFGRRLSRFASAYMAGGGKK is encoded by the coding sequence ATGGTCGACGCAAGCGGCAACAACCTCGTATTCCTGCTATGCACGCCGAGGAGCGGCAGCTCCCTGGCCACGGTCATGCTGCAAAATCATAGCAGCGTGTACGCGGCGCAGGAGATGTGGTTCCTCATGAGCCTGCTCGACCTGAAGGCGGCGCAGCGGCGTGCGTACGGCGGAGGCGCGATTCTCGAACGGTTTTTCGGCGGCGTGCTGCCCGAGGACGCGTTCGCGGACGCGTGCCGGGCGTTTGCGGTGGAGGCGTACAACGGACTCCTGCGGGGCGGCGAAGGCGCGGACATCGTCGTCGACAAATCGCCGCGGTACTATTACCTGCTGGAATTCCTCGATACGCTGTTCCCCCGGTCCAAGCGAATCTGGCTCTTGCGCAATCCGCTGGACGTGCTCGCTTCGTACAAAAAGCTGGGCGCATCGCGCGGCGGCGCCGTGGACCTCGCAGGACTGCTGGCGGGCTCCGCGTTCGATATCAAGGCCGCGGACCTTACGGTCGGGCTGATGCGTTATATGCGGTACTTCGCGGCGCCCGATCCTTACGCATACCGGCTGCGCTACGAGGAGCTGGTCGCGGATCCCCGCGGACAGCTGGCGGGCGTAAGCGAGTTCTTCGGCATCGCTTACGAGGAAGGCATGGAGCGGTATGGCGAGCGGATGGGGACGGCGAAGTCGGAGCTGTACTTCAGCATGGGCGTCGGCGATCCGAACGTCGCGGACCACGCCGCGCCGCACACGAATGCCGTCGGCTCCTGGAAGGAGACGCTCACGAAGCAGGAGGCGGAGCTGTACGTTCGCCTGCTCGGCGCGCGGACCTTCGAGGCGCTCGGCTACGGCGAGGCGCTGGCTGAGGCGGAGCGGTGGACCGGCGCTCGCTTCGAACGCGAGCCGGACGAGGCGCTGCTGGCGCTGCGGGAGCGGCAGCTGGCCGACGCGACGGGATGCCGCTGGCAGCCGGGGTATGCGATGCGTAGCGGCGCCGCCGGTGAATTCAAGGCGGAAGCCGCCGCCGACGCAGGGATGCGGGCGCTGCATATCGGCGGGATAGCGGAGTCGACGGTGGCAACGAACGGACTGGTAACGAACGGAACGGCAACGAACGGAACGGCAACGTACGGTCTGGTAACGAACGAAACAGCAACGAACGGACCGGCAACGAATGAGGCGGTTTCTGCGATGGGCGTTCCTGCGGCATTGTCGGCGATGGCGGACGAGGCGAAGCATGCGCGTGCGACGGATTCCCGCGTGCATCAGCTCCAGATGACCGTCCGCGCGCTGGAAATGCGGCTCGAAGCCGGCATCCGGGAGCAGCGGCATCTCCGCGCGCAGCTCGGGGCGATGAAGCGGAAGGCGGATTGGCTGAAGTCGGCCATCCCGTTCGGCAGGCGCCTGTCCCGGTTCGCATCGGCCTATATGGCCGGCGGAGGGAAGAAATGA
- a CDS encoding chitobiase/beta-hexosaminidase C-terminal domain-containing protein has translation MKRKAIWLLAYGMLVVVLPAHSHGDSPGSYEIEVDDLADWERTYGHSDTLALRTVAASGQDATRVAPSGEAGEALVYKTQGGLRSFAVQTYGGKPGAGDGGGLQFLISADGKSYRSVTPDIHEEPGKSPTVTYASRGFPVGTKFLKIVFEGGGADASPEIGEVVLNDDAGTGAAASKPSGAVLYGSMVLLSPQEEGEAVYYTTDGSDPRTSKTRLLYGAPIAIASETVLKATSADPASGPAKESSGVSTYAYTPYPLAAPPEGIDDKLDDFGLTAVRANVYTATDNPAYYGGDGRRAVRATTGAGVILYKTEYDMTSFSVSSYYFAGLPLSKLKFYASSDDVTYNEVPALAYPSGNPVKNWQPYAYENMALPEGTRYLKIEMTGKSKAWTPQVSSVAINLNTASASLATTKTKGGILATLATETDGARLYYRLNDGNDFLPYTAPIALHGYVRLEAYAVKEGLLPSPVRSYAINASDEVQLDRFGQMEDASFAGKVTSESQLAADAKADKAYYDSLQAPAGRDDYGGLAGSKDKYGFKATGYFAIQRLNGRPVMTTPSGNLYFSLAVNGVTANETYSLVKGRETLYESVPPYAGEYKPAWLGTDSFSYYVANKYRKSGVFPTEHDIYMEAIGRLEKWGFNGIGGFSPEKYGEEGLFPYMRMLPLDSMSWAKIDGLKFFDIYAPGAETKLDQAFAQAVAPYKDDPMLVGYFIGNEYDFHKFYQVVPGLKASKAAIKGRLVQRLASKYGTIGAFNKAWGTDFASFDSLKEAKLPVDTKTAWSDMNGLFAEYLDRFYGTVAKLFRKYDSHHLLLGDRWTVTAFRDAKLRGMLAAAEGKYVDVISLNYYSHKVETELLDDLYAKAGKPIMMSEFGYGTSEQGLAQLIQNAASNQAQRGIRYRNYVEGVASLRYVVGANVFNYVDQAGLGRHWQGQWGEHYNSGLVNVADRPYKDYLTAAKATNDDIYRIMLGQRPKYFYDFNKK, from the coding sequence ATGAAAAGAAAAGCGATCTGGCTCCTGGCTTACGGCATGCTCGTCGTCGTGCTTCCCGCGCACTCGCACGGGGACAGCCCCGGCAGCTACGAGATCGAGGTCGACGACCTTGCCGATTGGGAGCGGACGTACGGGCATTCCGACACGCTGGCGCTGCGAACGGTCGCGGCCAGCGGACAGGACGCCACCCGCGTCGCGCCGAGCGGAGAGGCGGGCGAGGCGCTCGTCTACAAGACCCAAGGCGGCCTGCGATCGTTCGCGGTTCAAACGTACGGCGGCAAGCCGGGCGCCGGCGATGGCGGCGGACTGCAATTCCTGATCTCGGCAGACGGCAAGTCGTATCGGAGCGTGACGCCGGACATTCACGAGGAGCCGGGGAAGTCGCCGACCGTAACCTATGCGTCGCGGGGCTTTCCCGTCGGCACGAAGTTTTTGAAAATCGTGTTCGAGGGCGGCGGCGCGGACGCTTCGCCGGAGATCGGCGAGGTCGTTCTGAACGACGATGCGGGCACCGGCGCCGCTGCCAGCAAGCCTTCGGGAGCCGTCTTGTACGGCAGCATGGTCCTGCTCAGTCCGCAGGAGGAAGGCGAAGCCGTCTATTACACGACGGACGGCAGCGACCCGCGGACTTCGAAGACGCGTTTGCTGTACGGGGCGCCGATCGCGATCGCAAGCGAGACAGTGCTGAAGGCGACGTCGGCGGACCCGGCAAGCGGGCCGGCAAAGGAGTCAAGCGGCGTATCGACTTACGCGTATACACCCTATCCGCTTGCCGCGCCGCCCGAGGGCATCGACGACAAGCTGGACGACTTCGGTCTGACCGCCGTCCGCGCGAACGTCTACACGGCGACCGACAATCCCGCCTACTACGGCGGCGACGGCCGCAGAGCGGTCCGCGCCACGACAGGGGCGGGCGTGATCCTTTACAAGACCGAATACGACATGACTTCCTTTTCGGTCAGCAGCTATTATTTTGCCGGGCTCCCGCTTAGCAAGCTGAAGTTCTACGCCTCCTCCGACGACGTGACGTACAACGAGGTCCCGGCGCTTGCGTACCCGTCCGGCAATCCGGTTAAAAACTGGCAGCCGTACGCCTACGAGAACATGGCGCTGCCGGAAGGCACGCGCTACCTGAAAATCGAGATGACGGGCAAGAGCAAAGCCTGGACCCCGCAAGTGTCGAGCGTGGCGATCAACCTGAATACGGCTTCCGCGTCGCTGGCGACGACGAAGACGAAGGGCGGGATACTCGCGACGCTTGCGACGGAGACCGACGGGGCGCGTCTTTACTATCGGCTGAACGACGGCAACGACTTCCTGCCGTATACGGCGCCGATCGCGCTGCACGGGTACGTCAGGCTGGAAGCGTACGCGGTAAAGGAGGGGCTGCTGCCGAGCCCCGTCCGCAGCTACGCGATCAACGCTAGCGACGAGGTGCAGCTCGACCGGTTCGGCCAGATGGAGGACGCGAGCTTCGCGGGCAAGGTGACGTCCGAGTCGCAATTAGCGGCGGACGCGAAGGCGGACAAGGCATACTACGACAGCCTCCAGGCGCCGGCGGGACGCGACGATTACGGCGGGCTGGCCGGCAGCAAGGACAAGTACGGCTTCAAGGCGACCGGCTACTTCGCGATCCAGCGGCTGAACGGACGCCCGGTCATGACGACGCCGTCCGGCAATCTGTACTTCAGTCTCGCAGTCAACGGCGTGACGGCCAACGAGACGTATTCGCTCGTTAAAGGCAGGGAGACGCTGTACGAGTCGGTGCCGCCTTATGCCGGAGAGTACAAGCCGGCCTGGCTCGGGACGGACAGCTTCTCGTACTACGTCGCCAACAAGTACCGCAAGTCCGGCGTGTTCCCGACGGAGCACGACATTTATATGGAAGCGATCGGACGGCTGGAAAAGTGGGGCTTCAACGGCATCGGCGGCTTCTCGCCGGAGAAGTACGGCGAAGAGGGGCTGTTCCCCTACATGCGTATGCTGCCGCTCGATTCCATGAGCTGGGCGAAGATCGACGGCCTGAAGTTCTTCGACATTTACGCGCCGGGCGCGGAGACGAAGCTCGACCAGGCGTTCGCCCAGGCCGTCGCGCCGTACAAGGACGACCCAATGCTCGTCGGCTACTTCATCGGCAACGAGTACGATTTTCACAAGTTCTATCAGGTCGTGCCGGGGCTGAAGGCAAGCAAGGCGGCGATAAAAGGCCGTCTCGTCCAGCGTCTCGCGTCCAAATACGGAACGATCGGCGCGTTCAACAAAGCGTGGGGGACGGACTTCGCCTCGTTCGACAGCCTGAAGGAAGCGAAGCTGCCGGTCGACACGAAGACGGCCTGGAGCGATATGAACGGGCTGTTCGCGGAATATCTCGACCGGTTCTACGGCACCGTCGCCAAGCTGTTCCGCAAGTACGATTCGCATCATCTGCTGCTCGGCGACCGGTGGACCGTAACGGCGTTCCGCGACGCGAAGCTGCGCGGGATGCTTGCCGCCGCAGAAGGCAAGTACGTAGACGTCATCAGCCTTAATTACTACTCTCACAAGGTCGAGACAGAGCTGCTCGACGACCTGTACGCGAAGGCTGGCAAACCGATCATGATGAGCGAGTTCGGCTACGGCACGTCGGAGCAGGGACTCGCGCAGCTCATTCAAAACGCGGCATCGAATCAGGCCCAACGCGGCATCCGTTACCGCAACTACGTGGAGGGCGTCGCATCGCTGAGGTATGTCGTCGGGGCCAACGTGTTCAACTACGTGGACCAGGCGGGCCTGGGCCGTCACTGGCAGGGCCAGTGGGGCGAGCATTATAATTCGGGCCTCGTCAATGTCGCGGACCGGCCCTACAAGGACTATCTGACGGCCGCGAAGGCGACGAACGACGACATCTACCGGATCATGCTCGGTCAGCGGCCGAAGTATTTCTACGATTTCAACAAGAAGTGA
- a CDS encoding UDP-glucose dehydrogenase family protein, with product MKIAVIGTGYVGLVSGICYAELGHAVVCVDKDPYKIATLQSGGIPIYEPGLEELSRKGVAAGKLRYTHDLAEAVRGADLVIIAVGTPPLPSGQADLSYIDGAAAEIADALTGYAIVAVKSTVPVGTNERVRDLIRARTAVPFDSVSLPEFLREGSAVRDTLEPDRVVIGADSPAAAERIAELHRPLTGQVMVTDIRSAEMLKYASNAFLATKISFINEIANICEKVGADVAEVAAGMGLDRRIGTAFLNAGIGYGGSCFPKDTRALIQIAGHVEYEFKLLRSVVEVNQDQRMRIVRKLETIFGGELRGKTVAVWGLSFKPNTDDVRESPALEIIRHLVDSGVVVRAYDPIATPSFRGLFGDGGVVWCESALEAARGADALCLLTEWEEFARTDLHSLQETMRRPILIDGRNVFKETDLAGTAFVYYSIGRPSLNQGVREEMPILQY from the coding sequence TTGAAAATCGCGGTAATCGGCACCGGCTACGTCGGACTCGTATCGGGGATCTGCTACGCCGAGCTCGGACATGCGGTCGTCTGCGTCGACAAGGATCCGTATAAGATCGCCACGCTCCAAAGCGGAGGCATCCCGATCTATGAGCCGGGACTCGAGGAGCTGTCGCGCAAAGGCGTCGCGGCCGGCAAACTGCGCTACACGCACGATCTGGCGGAGGCGGTGCGCGGCGCCGATCTCGTCATTATCGCGGTCGGCACGCCGCCGCTGCCGAGCGGTCAGGCCGATCTGTCTTATATCGACGGCGCGGCTGCCGAGATCGCGGACGCGCTCACCGGCTATGCGATCGTCGCCGTCAAGAGCACCGTCCCCGTCGGCACGAACGAGCGGGTGCGCGATCTGATCCGCGCGAGGACCGCCGTGCCTTTCGACAGCGTATCGCTGCCGGAGTTCCTGCGCGAAGGCTCGGCCGTGCGCGACACGCTCGAGCCGGACCGGGTCGTCATCGGCGCCGACTCGCCTGCAGCCGCCGAGCGGATCGCCGAGCTTCACCGGCCGCTGACCGGGCAGGTCATGGTGACCGACATCCGCAGCGCGGAGATGCTCAAGTACGCCTCGAACGCGTTTCTGGCAACCAAGATCTCCTTTATTAACGAGATCGCCAATATATGCGAGAAGGTCGGCGCGGACGTGGCGGAGGTCGCCGCGGGCATGGGGCTCGACCGGCGGATCGGCACCGCGTTCCTGAACGCGGGCATCGGCTACGGCGGCTCCTGCTTCCCGAAGGATACGCGGGCGCTCATCCAGATCGCCGGCCACGTCGAGTACGAGTTCAAGCTGCTGCGGTCGGTCGTGGAAGTCAATCAAGACCAGCGCATGCGCATCGTCCGCAAGCTCGAGACGATCTTCGGCGGCGAGCTGCGGGGCAAGACGGTCGCCGTATGGGGGCTGTCCTTCAAGCCGAACACGGACGACGTGCGCGAATCTCCGGCGCTCGAGATCATCCGGCATCTGGTCGACAGCGGCGTCGTCGTGCGGGCGTACGATCCGATCGCGACGCCGAGCTTCCGCGGTCTGTTCGGCGACGGCGGCGTCGTCTGGTGCGAAAGCGCGCTCGAAGCCGCGCGGGGCGCCGACGCCCTGTGCCTGCTCACTGAGTGGGAGGAGTTCGCCAGGACCGACCTGCACAGCTTGCAGGAGACGATGCGACGGCCGATCCTCATCGACGGACGCAACGTGTTCAAGGAAACGGATCTTGCCGGAACGGCATTTGTCTATTACTCGATCGGCCGCCCCAGCCTGAATCAGGGCGTCAGAGAAGAGATGCCGATCCTCCAGTATTAA